The genomic DNA CGTGCCATTTCATCCGATGCAACCGTATTGGCAAAAGTTGAAAGCCGTAATCCGGCATTCTCGGTGAAATGTCGGGTAGGTGCCGCTTTAATTGCAGATGCTGAAGAAAAAGGTTTGCTTAAACCGGGCATGCATATTGTCGAGCCAACCAGTGGCAATACCGGTATTGCACTGGCATTTGTTGCAGCTGCTAAAGGTTATGACATTACCTTAACCATGCCTGCAAGCATGAGTGTTGAGCGCCGTAAGGTGCTGAAGGCTTTTGGTGCAAATCTGGTACTGACTGAGCCGGCCAAAGGCATGAAAGGTGCGGTCGATGAAGCAGTACGTTTAGCCACTGAACAACCGGATGTGTATTTTTTACCGCAACAATTTGAAAACCCGGCCAACCCGAAAATCCATGAACAGACCACAGGCCCCGAAATTTGGGAAGCTACTGGCGGTAAAGTCGATATCTTGGTATCTGGCGTCGGTACGGGTGGCACTATTTCTGGTATTTCACGTTATTTTGAACAGGTAAAAAATCAACCGCTTTATTCGGTTGCTGTGGAACCTGCGGAATCACCGATTATTGGTCAGGCGAAACGTGGCGAGCCATTGACTCCGGGACCGCATAAAATTCAGGGCATTGGCGCCAACTTTATTCCTAAAAACCTGGAT from Acinetobacter sp. CS-2 includes the following:
- the cysK gene encoding cysteine synthase A; its protein translation is MSTDSAFPAPNNLAIAVYSDNAEAIGNTPLIRINRAISSDATVLAKVESRNPAFSVKCRVGAALIADAEEKGLLKPGMHIVEPTSGNTGIALAFVAAAKGYDITLTMPASMSVERRKVLKAFGANLVLTEPAKGMKGAVDEAVRLATEQPDVYFLPQQFENPANPKIHEQTTGPEIWEATGGKVDILVSGVGTGGTISGISRYFEQVKNQPLYSVAVEPAESPIIGQAKRGEPLTPGPHKIQGIGANFIPKNLDLDLVDEVIAIESATAIEWARKTATHDGILVGISSGAAMAAAAQLAARPENAGKNIVVILPDAGERYLSSVLFEDISAE